From Marinitoga litoralis:
ACTCAAAATTATTTACATCTAATGTTTTACTATTAGAGTTATAAAAATAATTAACAATTTTTGATGTATAAATATATATTTTTTCTTTGTCTATATTTATAAAATAATTTTTTTTTAAAGAATTTATAAATATTTCTATTTGAGGAAAACTTTCATCATATTTATTATATTTAAAAAAATTATATAGATTAACTCCTAAAATTACAGCTCCATTTTTTGCATCTTCTACTGAAATCGTTGAAAAAATCTTTTTTAAACATTTTATATCCTCATAGGAGTATTCTTTCAATATCATCTTTTTGCTCCTCTTTATTAAATATTTTTGATAAAATAAATTTAACATCTTCAAAGTTAAGTTCTGTATCTAATGATTCATTCCTTATCATAGAATATGCAATCATATTTTTAACATAAAATTTTAAATTTCTATCAGAAATAAATATATTTCTATCCTTCTTCAATATTTCTATTCTATCTAATAAACTAATTATATATTTGTCATGCTTTAACTCAAAATATTTTTTTATTATATACTCATTCATTTTTTTAGCAAATTCTATACTTTCATTTTTTTCAAATAAAGTTTTTTTAATATGTTTAATATTATTCTCCTCAATTTCGAACTCTCTATTTAACAATTCTTCATAATCTCTTCTTTCTAAACCTTCAACTAATACCCTTAGCGGGAATCTATCATAAAAAGCTTTTAATAATGGATCTGTTGGCGTGTGATTTGTAGCTCCAAATATTGCTATTAAATTATCTAAAGATTCATATTTATCGCCTAAAAGTAATTTCTTTTCATTTATTATAGTTAAAAGAGAATTTAATATTGCAGAATTTGCGTTAAATACTTCATCTAAAAAAGCAATATTAGCTTCTGGTAATTTGTTTTTGGTATTAATTACATATTTTCCTTTTTTTAATTCTTCAATA
This genomic window contains:
- a CDS encoding AAA family ATPase translates to MAKRKNKYLNEENKSYYLNEKFERYLDVIKELKSIILNKDDVIEAISCGFMTNTNVLLVGEPGTAKSMIINEFAKLMGFDNENGYFHYLLTKFTEPSEILGPLNIEELKKGKYVINTKNKLPEANIAFLDEVFNANSAILNSLLTIINEKKLLLGDKYESLDNLIAIFGATNHTPTDPLLKAFYDRFPLRVLVEGLERRDYEELLNREFEIEENNIKHIKKTLFEKNESIEFAKKMNEYIIKKYFELKHDKYIISLLDRIEILKKDRNIFISDRNLKFYVKNMIAYSMIRNESLDTELNFEDVKFILSKIFNKEEQKDDIERILL